Proteins from one Plasmodium cynomolgi strain B DNA, chromosome 10, whole genome shotgun sequence genomic window:
- a CDS encoding hypothetical protein (putative) produces IYIYIKSNLNNISSIASIICLLDCILIPFITVVISLFNVVNSPENGHAEVDDHHHSHHHGWHEIVEKVALYVMTPIISFTTIYNFVQLKNFPLLLITLVGITMFVLSHAHIEFSSPSVMNIYKKMHIPMAILAAIFLVSTNYAAHQLLKSKNLHRCCKHKKIPNELDEQSCKDHRHHHQHHDLEMNEDNCDMHNNTCNNGNVASLEKYYNIGFQQHNDHELVRFL; encoded by the exons ATATACATTTACATAAAGTCAAATTTGAACAATATATCGTCCATAGCAAGTATTATATGCCTCCTCGATTGTATTTTAATTCCGTTCATCACTGTTGTGATTTCTCTCTTTAATGTGGTCAACAGTCCTGAAAATGGCCACGCAGAAGTGGACGATCACCATCATTCCCACCACCATGGATGGCACGAAATAGTAGAGAAG GTTGCGCTGTATGTGATGACGCCGATAATTTCATTCACGACCATTTATAACTTCGTCCAGCTGAAAAACTTCCCCCTACTGCTCATCACCCTCGTGGGAATCACAATGTTTGTGCTGTCGCATGCGCATATTGAGTTCAGCAGCCCAAGTGTAAtgaatatatacaaaaaaatgcacatccCAATGGCAATATTAgcggcaatttttttagtaagCACAAATTATGCAGCGCACCAACTTTTAAAGTCGAAGAACTTACATCGATGTtgtaaacacaaaaaaataccgAATGAATTGGATGAGCAATCGTGTAAAGACCACCGTCATCATCACCAACACCATGATTTAGAAATGAATGAGGATAATTGTGATATGCATAATAACACATGCAACAATGGTAATGTTGCCAGtcttgaaaaatattacaatatTGGATTTCAGCAGCATAATGATCACGAATTAGTTAGATTTTTGTAA
- a CDS encoding metal transporter (putative) yields the protein MSPAHEGNSNASVASKKGSNNSREVNLNSGRNRTHQSGNSHHIGNAQRRNVKENQANVYSYRMNAKSKFDQEENEAGEAAEAAVAPDVGEVKQSKHDNAYDGKFIKKDVCNMGKINNDKSNMNSNATSTNFKEESSMANVDMDTEKVHSMYIKKLNSTQSTMNIEGNNDTYKEEELIQMGMQNGKAKMEDCSYNYKNKKMTKSKHKNNNNMLEDKMDDQLANGEDGDKEMYNNSFYLSDNMEELGNEEKNISFIKKIKMCFNYFGPGWIVAIAYLDPGNLCSNLNVGLIRSPVDNATNNLVKDYTGYHLLWILAYGHILGFVFQVLSMKLGHVTGLDLASICYKEFDKKYSYLLYICVQIAIWGAHIQAIVGTFVAIHLIFGISVKVAILYTLVEALVYSFLENKSLNLLENVLSLLIGLLALCFIFNVFMTPINYKEVAYGILYPRIPEGKGFDAMALLGSIISAHVFYLHTNLTSKKKAVIFNDRMLKRYNTLGTVESAGSLFLSCVTNCIIVLTFAEVNINAHDRRDAYNLFTAYEVMKKSFGKISMYIWSFGLLSSGNNSSFMCEYASKSVFEGFLNKKINTFLRVLSFRFFLFSILYLFLLYDKYSIDQLTNFINVIQVLLLPLAIVPLYRFSIHKNVLGKFALTKYSKLFVFVIVISIIIANLMLTVFDFIQKVPNLYS from the coding sequence ATGAGTCCCGCGCACGAGGGTAACAGCAACGCAAGTGTTGCAAGCAAGAAGGGCAGCAACAACAGCAGAGAGGTTAACCTGAATAGCGGCAGAAATAGGACCCACCAAAGTGGAAACTCTCATCACATCGGGAACGCCCAACGGAGGAACGTCAAGGAAAACCAAGCCAACGTATACAGCTACCGAATGAACGCAAAGAGCAAATTTGATCAGGAAGAAAACGAAGCGGGGGAAGCCGCAGAAGCGGCAGTAGCACCTGACGTAGGAGAAGTAAAGCAATCCAAGCATGACAATGCCTATGACggaaaatttataaaaaaagatgtatGTAATATgggcaaaataaataacgacAAGTCAAACATGAATAGTAACGCCACCTCAACGAATTTTAAAGAAGAATCGAGCATGGCCAATGTGGACATGGACACAGAGAAGGTACAtagtatgtatataaaaaaattaaactctACGCAGTCAACCATGAACATTGAAGGGAATAATGATACATACAAGGAGGAGGAATTGATACAAATGGGAATGCAGAATGGAAaagccaaaatggaggaCTGTAGCTATaactacaaaaataaaaagatgaCCAAaagtaaacataaaaataataataacatgtTGGAGGATAAAATGGATGACCAGCTAGCCAACGGAGAAGATGGCGATAAAGAAATGTACAACAATTCATTTTATCTGTCAGACAATATGGAAGAATTAggtaatgaagaaaaaaatatctccttcattaaaaaaatcaaaatgtgCTTTAACTATTTTGGCCCAGGATGGATCGTAGCTATAGCATATTTGGACCCAGGAAATTTGTGCAGTAATTTAAATGTAGGGTTAATTAGATCACCTGTTGATAATGCTACTAATAATTTGGTGAAGGATTATACAGGATATCATTTACTATGGATTTTGGCATATGGTCATATCTTGGGTTTTGTTTTCCAAGTATTATCTATGAAGCTGGGACACGTGACAGGGTTAGATTTGGCATCCATATGTTACAAagaatttgataaaaaatattcctacCTATTGTACATTTGTGTGCAGATTGCCATATGGGGTGCACACATACAAGCCATTGTAGGTACATTTGTAGctattcatttaatttttgggATATCTGTGAAGGTAGCCATTTTGTATACCCTAGTAGAAGCACTAGTGTATAGCTTCCTCGAGAATAAAAGTCTTAACCTTTTAGAAAATGTCCTAAGTTTGCTTATCGGATTGCTAGCTCtctgcttcatttttaacgtttTTATGACCCCAATTAACTACAAAGAGGTAGCTTACGGTATTTTGTACCCACGAATTCCGGAGGGGAAAGGATTTGATGCCATGGCGTTATTGGGTAGTATCATATCAGCAcatgtattttatttacacacaAATTTAACATCCAAGAAGAAAGCTGTAATATTTAACGATAGAATGTTAAAAAGATACAACACATTGGGGACCGTCGAATCTGCTGGTTCGCTGTTTCTCTCCTGTGTCACCAACTGCATTATTGTACTAACCTTTGCGGAGGTTAATATTAATGCGCACGATAGAAGAGATGCGTACAACCTTTTCACAGCATACgaagtgatgaaaaaatctTTTGGGAAGATTTCCATGTATATATGGTCCTTTGGTCTGCTAAGTAGTGGAAATAACTCCAGCTTTATGTGCGAATATGCATCCAAGTCTGTATTTGAAggatttttaaataaaaaaattaacacctTTTTACGAGTACTATCTTTCcgattcttccttttctctattttgtatttatttctaCTATACGATAAGTACAGTATTGACCAGCTGACAAACTTTATCAATGTCATCCAAGTCCTGCTGCTGCCTCTGGCCATTGTCCCTCTCTACCGATTTagtattcataaaaatgtgttaggAAAATTTGCCTTAACAAAATATTCCAAATTATTTGTTTTCGTCATTGTTATTTCGATAATTATTGCCAACTTGATGTTAACAgtttttgattttattcaGAAAGTGCCCAATCTGTACTCT